The Brachybacterium huguangmaarense genome contains a region encoding:
- a CDS encoding DUF488 domain-containing protein, with the protein MTGATTPDVRLARVYDVVDEAPPAGETWVLVDRLWPRGVKKERLAGAEWDKEAAPSEELRRAFHHEEIGFEEFAERYRAELEQSGAAERLRRRARETDSGTLVLLVGSKDPEHSNGRVLADVLTGD; encoded by the coding sequence ATGACGGGCGCGACGACCCCGGACGTCCGCCTCGCGCGCGTCTACGACGTGGTCGACGAGGCACCGCCCGCGGGCGAGACCTGGGTGCTCGTGGACCGGCTGTGGCCGCGGGGCGTGAAGAAGGAGCGCCTGGCCGGCGCCGAGTGGGACAAGGAGGCGGCGCCCTCGGAGGAGCTGCGCCGCGCCTTCCACCACGAGGAGATCGGCTTCGAGGAGTTCGCGGAGCGCTACCGGGCCGAGCTCGAGCAGTCCGGGGCGGCCGAGCGCCTGCGCCGCCGGGCACGGGAGACGGATTCGGGCACGCTCGTGCTGCTCGTCGGCTCGAAGGACCCCGAGCACTCCAACGGCCGCGTGCTCGCCGATGTGCTGACGGGGGACTGA
- the tpx gene encoding thiol peroxidase, with protein sequence MATTAFKGTPVHTVGELPAPGTAAPAVDLVGVDLSPVRSADFPGRRIVLNIFPSVDTGTCALSVRRFNELAATLENTVVVCASRDLPFAQARFCGAEGIENVVMGSAFRTAFGEDYGVTMTDGPTAGLLARSVVVIDGEGTVLHSQLVDEMSHEPDYDAALAALR encoded by the coding sequence ATGGCTACCACCGCGTTCAAGGGAACCCCCGTCCACACCGTCGGCGAGCTGCCCGCCCCGGGCACCGCCGCTCCCGCCGTCGACCTCGTCGGCGTCGACCTGTCGCCCGTGCGCAGCGCGGACTTCCCGGGCCGGCGGATCGTGCTGAACATCTTCCCGTCGGTCGACACCGGGACCTGCGCCCTGAGCGTGCGCCGCTTCAACGAGCTCGCCGCGACGCTCGAGAACACGGTCGTCGTCTGCGCCTCGCGCGACCTGCCGTTCGCCCAGGCGCGCTTCTGCGGCGCCGAGGGCATCGAGAACGTCGTGATGGGCTCGGCGTTCCGCACGGCCTTCGGCGAGGACTACGGCGTGACGATGACCGACGGTCCCACCGCCGGCCTGCTCGCGCGCAGCGTCGTCGTGATCGACGGCGAGGGCACGGTGCTGCACTCCCAGCTGGTCGACGAGATGTCCCACGAGCCCGACTACGACGCCGCGCTCGCCGCCCTGCGATGA
- a CDS encoding PepSY domain-containing protein, which yields MLIDAITGDVVREEQDRTDDREQAIDLTQPMTYDAALEKALAARDGELRGWKLEGDDGRREYQFDIAQQGVEKEVTVDVDSGQVTVD from the coding sequence GTGTTGATCGACGCGATCACGGGCGACGTGGTGCGCGAGGAGCAGGACCGCACCGACGACCGGGAGCAGGCCATCGACCTCACTCAGCCCATGACCTACGACGCCGCGCTCGAGAAGGCCCTCGCCGCCCGGGACGGCGAGCTGCGCGGCTGGAAGCTCGAGGGAGACGACGGCCGTCGCGAGTACCAGTTCGACATCGCCCAGCAGGGTGTCGAGAAGGAGGTCACCGTCGACGTCGACTCCGGCCAGGTCACGGTCGACTGA
- a CDS encoding sulfite exporter TauE/SafE family protein: MALGALAFLLVMGVLAGMINAAVGSGSLLTLPVLLAVGIAPGTAVRTNTIGMMFSTIGSVVGYRREIAAERTNRLGPLLATTLVFAAAGSCLLLAVPGGALEFVVPLLIVVALLLVVFQRRITAAITARRVRRAAARPDATDAPPGRVYRSPGLLTSMAGASLYGGFFTAAQGILYLGILGAFTGRPMKSVNAVKNLLALIVNVTAAVVYLVAHLALGAEVVWSGSIAIAIGSLIGGYAGTHVAKRLPENALRAVIVVVALVALARQLV; the protein is encoded by the coding sequence GTGGCTCTGGGAGCCCTGGCGTTCCTCCTCGTGATGGGGGTGCTCGCCGGGATGATCAACGCCGCGGTCGGCTCGGGCTCTTTGCTGACGCTGCCGGTGCTGCTCGCGGTCGGCATCGCCCCCGGCACGGCCGTGCGCACCAACACCATCGGCATGATGTTCTCGACGATCGGCTCGGTGGTCGGCTACCGGCGCGAGATCGCCGCCGAGCGCACCAACCGCCTGGGCCCGCTGCTGGCCACGACGCTCGTGTTCGCCGCGGCCGGGTCGTGCCTGCTGCTCGCGGTCCCCGGCGGCGCGCTCGAGTTCGTCGTCCCGCTGCTGATCGTGGTGGCCCTTCTGCTGGTCGTCTTCCAGCGACGCATCACCGCGGCGATCACCGCCCGCCGGGTGCGGCGCGCGGCGGCGCGGCCTGACGCGACGGACGCCCCGCCGGGACGTGTGTACCGCTCGCCGGGGCTGCTCACCTCGATGGCGGGCGCCTCCCTGTACGGGGGCTTCTTCACCGCGGCCCAGGGGATCCTGTACCTCGGCATCCTCGGCGCCTTCACGGGACGACCCATGAAGAGCGTGAACGCCGTGAAGAACCTGCTGGCCCTCATCGTCAACGTCACCGCCGCCGTGGTCTACCTGGTCGCGCATCTCGCGCTCGGCGCGGAGGTGGTCTGGAGCGGCAGCATCGCGATCGCGATCGGCTCCCTGATCGGCGGCTACGCCGGCACCCATGTCGCCAAGCGACTGCCCGAGAACGCCCTGCGCGCGGTGATCGTGGTGGTCGCGCTCGTGGCCCTGGCCCGCCAGCTCGTGTGA
- a CDS encoding alpha/beta fold hydrolase produces the protein MPAVASPLDGTELVYDVRGEGAPVVLLHGSVLSRAIWRGLGYLGPLAAEHTVVRMDLRGHGRSGAPHDPAAYTQERFGSDLLAVLDAAGLERAALVGYSLGARIALTAALRRPDRVTGIVSLGGSAAAQHGQVDSVFFPGVVETIAGRGMEGFCAAQGLGPDVSDRRDAATRQAFLAADPQAMAALFRATDATAGIPEDRLAACEVPALWMAGDLDHPRLEESRHAAAVMPHARFVALPGRTHGRTLSPAGPVLAEILPFLRQL, from the coding sequence GTGCCCGCAGTCGCCTCGCCCCTCGACGGGACCGAGCTGGTCTACGACGTCCGCGGCGAGGGCGCGCCCGTCGTGCTCCTGCACGGCTCGGTGCTCTCGCGGGCGATCTGGCGTGGCCTCGGCTACCTCGGGCCCCTCGCCGCCGAGCACACCGTGGTGCGGATGGACCTGCGCGGTCACGGCCGCTCGGGCGCGCCCCACGACCCCGCCGCGTACACCCAGGAGCGCTTCGGTTCCGACCTGCTGGCCGTGCTCGACGCGGCGGGTCTCGAGCGGGCGGCCCTCGTGGGCTACTCGCTCGGGGCGCGCATCGCGCTGACCGCGGCGCTGCGCCGGCCGGATCGGGTGACGGGGATCGTGAGCCTCGGGGGCAGCGCCGCCGCCCAGCACGGACAGGTCGACTCCGTGTTCTTCCCCGGCGTGGTCGAGACCATCGCCGGCCGCGGCATGGAGGGGTTCTGCGCGGCGCAGGGGCTGGGCCCGGACGTCTCCGACCGGCGGGACGCCGCGACCCGCCAGGCCTTCCTCGCCGCCGACCCGCAGGCGATGGCGGCCCTGTTCAGGGCGACCGATGCGACGGCCGGCATCCCCGAGGACCGGCTCGCGGCGTGCGAGGTGCCCGCGCTGTGGATGGCCGGCGACCTCGACCATCCGCGCCTCGAGGAGTCGCGGCACGCGGCCGCCGTCATGCCGCATGCCCGCTTCGTCGCGCTCCCGGGGCGCACGCACGGGCGGACGCTCTCCCCCGCCGGCCCCGTGCTCGCAGAGATCCTGCCGTTCCTGCGGCAGCTCTGA
- a CDS encoding NADP-dependent isocitrate dehydrogenase, whose protein sequence is MSTADSRIIYTHTDEAPMLATASFLPILEAFASTAGIHVETRDISLAGRIVAAFSDLLPEDQREADALAELGELAKTPEANIIKLPNISASVPQLKAAIAELQGLGIALPDYPESPSTDEERDVRARYDAVKGSAVNPVLREGNSDRRAPQAVKNFARKHPHRMGAWSADSKTSVATMGHDDFRSNEQSVVMEQDDTLSIVEVLADGSETVLKQAIPVLAGEVVDSTTMSASALDRFLAEQIAAAQERGVLFSVHLKATMMKVSDPILFGHVVRAFFPDVFARYGEQLAAAGLSANNGLGGILAGLDALDPETAQGVREGIERGLAEGPELAMVNSDKGITNLHVPSDVIIDASMPAMIRTSGHMWGPDGGEHDTLAVIPDSSYAGVYAATIEDCIAHGAFDPTTMGTVPNVGLMAQKAEEYGSHDKTFEIAEAGRVEVRSSGGQVLMSHDVAPGDVFRACQAKDAPIRDWVSLAVSRSRLSGMPAVFWLDETRAHDRNLIAKVTAYLAEEDTDGLDLRILAPAEATTHTLERVRRGEDTISVTGNVLRDYLTDLFPIMELGTSAKMLSVVPLMAGGGLFETGAGGSAPKHVQQLIEEDYLRWDSLGEFLALAESLRHLARTTDNARAAVIADALDRATETLLNEGKSPQRRLGTIDNRGSHFYLALYWAQELARQTEDAELAAAFAPLAQELADDEETIAAELLAVQGRRADIGGYYRPDPARTAAVMRPSATLNRIIDEIGEAL, encoded by the coding sequence ATGTCGACTGCCGATTCGCGCATCATCTACACCCACACCGACGAGGCGCCCATGCTGGCCACCGCCTCCTTCCTGCCGATCCTCGAGGCGTTCGCCTCGACCGCCGGGATCCACGTCGAGACCCGCGACATCTCCCTCGCGGGCCGCATCGTCGCCGCCTTCTCGGACCTCCTGCCCGAGGACCAGCGGGAGGCCGACGCCCTCGCCGAGCTCGGCGAGCTGGCCAAGACGCCCGAGGCCAACATCATCAAGCTGCCCAACATCTCCGCCTCGGTGCCGCAGCTCAAGGCCGCGATCGCCGAGCTGCAGGGCCTGGGCATCGCCCTGCCGGACTACCCCGAGTCGCCCTCGACCGACGAGGAGCGCGACGTGCGCGCCCGCTACGACGCGGTCAAGGGCTCGGCCGTGAACCCGGTGCTGCGCGAGGGCAACTCCGACCGCCGGGCGCCCCAGGCCGTCAAGAACTTCGCCCGGAAGCACCCGCACCGCATGGGGGCGTGGAGCGCGGACTCGAAGACGTCCGTCGCGACGATGGGCCACGACGACTTCCGCAGCAACGAGCAGAGCGTCGTGATGGAGCAGGACGACACCCTGTCGATCGTCGAGGTCCTCGCCGACGGCTCCGAGACGGTGCTGAAGCAGGCGATCCCGGTGCTCGCGGGTGAGGTCGTGGACTCCACGACGATGTCGGCGAGCGCGCTCGACCGCTTCCTGGCCGAGCAGATCGCGGCCGCCCAGGAGCGCGGTGTGCTGTTCTCGGTGCACCTCAAGGCCACGATGATGAAGGTCTCCGACCCGATCCTCTTCGGCCACGTCGTGCGTGCCTTCTTCCCCGACGTGTTCGCGCGCTACGGCGAGCAGCTCGCCGCCGCCGGCCTCTCGGCCAACAACGGCCTGGGCGGCATCCTCGCGGGGCTCGACGCGCTCGACCCGGAGACCGCCCAGGGCGTGCGCGAGGGCATCGAGCGGGGCCTCGCCGAGGGCCCCGAGCTCGCGATGGTCAACTCCGACAAGGGCATCACCAACCTGCACGTGCCCAGCGACGTCATCATCGACGCATCGATGCCCGCCATGATCCGCACCTCGGGCCATATGTGGGGCCCCGACGGCGGCGAGCACGACACCCTCGCCGTCATCCCCGACTCCTCGTACGCGGGCGTGTACGCCGCGACGATCGAGGACTGCATCGCCCACGGTGCCTTCGACCCGACCACGATGGGCACCGTGCCCAACGTCGGGCTCATGGCCCAGAAGGCCGAGGAGTACGGCTCCCACGACAAGACCTTCGAGATCGCCGAGGCGGGCCGGGTCGAGGTCCGCTCCTCGGGCGGCCAGGTCCTCATGAGCCACGACGTCGCCCCCGGCGACGTGTTCCGCGCGTGCCAGGCCAAGGACGCCCCGATCCGCGACTGGGTCTCCCTCGCCGTCTCGCGCTCGCGCCTGTCGGGCATGCCGGCCGTGTTCTGGCTCGACGAGACCCGCGCGCATGACCGCAACCTCATCGCCAAGGTCACCGCATACCTCGCCGAGGAGGACACCGACGGGCTCGACCTGCGGATCCTCGCCCCGGCCGAGGCCACGACCCACACCCTCGAGCGGGTGCGCCGCGGCGAGGACACCATCTCCGTGACCGGCAACGTGCTGCGCGACTACCTCACCGACCTGTTCCCGATCATGGAGCTGGGCACGAGCGCCAAGATGCTCTCGGTGGTGCCGCTCATGGCCGGCGGCGGCCTGTTCGAGACCGGGGCGGGCGGCAGCGCCCCCAAGCACGTCCAGCAGCTCATCGAGGAGGACTACCTGCGGTGGGACTCCCTCGGCGAGTTCCTCGCCCTCGCGGAGTCGCTGCGCCACCTTGCGCGGACCACCGACAACGCGCGCGCCGCCGTGATCGCCGACGCCCTCGATCGCGCGACCGAGACCCTGCTCAACGAGGGCAAGTCGCCCCAGCGCCGGCTCGGCACGATCGACAACCGCGGCAGCCACTTCTACCTCGCGCTGTACTGGGCCCAGGAGCTCGCCCGGCAGACCGAGGACGCCGAGCTCGCCGCGGCCTTCGCGCCGCTGGCCCAGGAGCTCGCCGACGACGAGGAGACGATCGCCGCGGAGCTGCTGGCCGTGCAGGGAAGGAGGGCCGACATCGGCGGCTACTACCGCCCGGACCCGGCCCGCACCGCCGCGGTCATGCGCCCCTCGGCGACGCTGAACCGGATCATCGACGAGATCGGCGAGGCCCTCTGA
- a CDS encoding PRC-barrel domain-containing protein, translating to MTMTYQGSIQDLQVAEVVDSAGDKVGRVGQVYLTNDSQEPSWVTVNTGLFGTKETFIPLAEASYADGVITVPYEKSFIKDAPHVDEDGEISREEEDELYRYYGVQEASADVADEAPAAEQTAGDAETVSPQAPAADDEGTTAPEEDPAGQAPDVAEDAAAREEADELPAGHHLPLAARLEAVRRRADGEPSGP from the coding sequence ATGACCATGACGTATCAGGGCAGCATCCAGGATCTGCAGGTCGCCGAGGTCGTCGACTCCGCGGGCGACAAGGTCGGCAGGGTCGGCCAGGTCTACCTCACCAACGACAGCCAGGAGCCGTCGTGGGTCACCGTCAACACGGGCCTCTTCGGGACCAAGGAGACGTTCATCCCGCTCGCCGAGGCGAGCTACGCCGACGGCGTCATCACCGTCCCGTACGAGAAGTCGTTCATCAAGGACGCGCCGCACGTGGACGAGGACGGCGAGATCTCCCGCGAGGAGGAGGACGAGCTCTACCGCTACTACGGCGTCCAGGAGGCGAGCGCGGACGTCGCCGACGAGGCGCCCGCCGCCGAGCAGACGGCCGGTGACGCCGAGACCGTCTCCCCGCAGGCCCCGGCCGCGGACGACGAGGGGACCACGGCCCCCGAGGAGGACCCGGCCGGGCAGGCGCCCGATGTCGCCGAGGACGCGGCCGCACGCGAGGAGGCCGACGAGCTCCCGGCAGGGCATCACCTTCCTCTCGCGGCTCGGCTGGAGGCTGTCCGGCGGCGAGCTGACGGAGAACCGTCTGGTCCGTGA
- a CDS encoding ATP-dependent 6-phosphofructokinase, with protein MKIAMLTSGGDCPGLNAVIRGAVLKGDKTYEDEFVGFLDGWRGAIDDEILPIPRRKVRGLSRLGGTILGSSRANPFHDGGDGVALVRETMERHDIEAIIAIGGDGTLYTANRLFQGGIPVVGVPKTVDNDLDATDYTFGFNTAVEIATESLDRLRITGESHHRCMVAEVMGRSVGWIALHSGMAAGAHVICIPEFPLTIDEICDYVRMTWDRRRAPLVVVAEGFVPKDAPEGFMNYDLDEFGRPRFGGIAQALAPVIEKRLGIETRATVLGHIQRGGEPTGYDRVLATRFGMAVVDLVHRGGMGHMVALRGTEIVDVPLTEAIDNSKRVTRDRWEEARTLFG; from the coding sequence ATGAAGATCGCCATGCTCACCTCGGGCGGGGACTGCCCCGGCCTGAACGCCGTCATCCGTGGCGCCGTGCTCAAGGGCGACAAGACGTACGAGGACGAGTTCGTCGGCTTCCTGGACGGCTGGCGGGGCGCGATCGACGACGAGATCCTGCCGATCCCCCGCCGCAAGGTGCGCGGCCTGAGCCGCCTGGGCGGCACGATCCTGGGCTCCTCGCGCGCCAACCCGTTCCACGACGGCGGCGACGGGGTGGCGCTCGTGCGCGAGACGATGGAGCGCCACGACATCGAGGCGATCATCGCGATCGGCGGCGACGGCACGCTCTACACCGCCAACCGGCTGTTCCAGGGCGGCATCCCCGTGGTCGGCGTACCCAAGACCGTCGACAACGACCTCGACGCGACCGACTACACGTTCGGCTTCAACACGGCCGTGGAGATCGCGACCGAGAGCCTCGACCGGCTGCGGATCACGGGCGAGTCCCACCACCGCTGCATGGTCGCCGAGGTGATGGGCCGCAGCGTCGGCTGGATCGCGCTGCACTCGGGCATGGCGGCCGGCGCGCACGTCATCTGCATCCCCGAGTTCCCGCTCACGATCGACGAGATCTGCGACTACGTGCGCATGACGTGGGACCGTCGCCGGGCCCCGCTCGTCGTGGTCGCCGAGGGCTTCGTGCCCAAGGACGCCCCCGAGGGCTTCATGAACTACGACCTCGACGAGTTCGGCCGCCCCCGCTTCGGAGGGATCGCGCAGGCTCTCGCGCCCGTCATCGAGAAACGGCTCGGCATCGAGACCCGCGCGACCGTGCTCGGCCACATCCAGCGCGGCGGCGAGCCCACCGGCTACGACCGCGTGCTCGCGACCCGCTTCGGCATGGCCGTCGTGGACCTCGTGCATCGCGGCGGCATGGGCCACATGGTCGCCCTGCGCGGCACCGAGATCGTGGACGTGCCGCTCACCGAGGCGATCGACAACTCCAAGCGCGTCACCCGGGACCGCTGGGAGGAGGCGCGCACGCTGTTCGGGTGA
- a CDS encoding acyl-CoA dehydrogenase family protein: protein MSAAGASAPDPSVSLEPADLLPDALLDTFRERAAGYDRDNRFFDEDLADLRELGYLRLLVPTELGGLGGTLRQASRLQRRLAGAAPATALGVNMHLVVTGAALVAARRGLDAARPILEEAAAGELFAFGISEAGNDAMLFDAATTAEPDGRGGYALTGTKIFTSLSPAWTRLVTHGKVAAAGADGDDALVFGVLERDEHVRVADDWDTHGMRASQSCTTRLTDAPLTAGRVVTTTPVGPNPDPFLFGVFGAFELLLAAVYTGVAERAVQVAVDIAGTRRSATRGLVHADDPDIRWRIADAAIALDGSVLQIDALTADLDAMGAAEPVPSATDHGARWFLQFSGVKARATETAMAAVDQALRASGGAQFFRGRELERLSRDVRAGMYHPSDEESVHASYARALLGDIGAER, encoded by the coding sequence ATGTCTGCCGCCGGTGCGTCCGCCCCCGATCCCTCCGTCTCCCTCGAGCCCGCCGACCTCCTGCCCGACGCGCTGCTCGACACGTTCCGCGAGCGCGCCGCGGGCTACGACCGGGACAACCGCTTCTTCGACGAGGACCTCGCCGATCTGCGCGAGCTCGGGTATCTGCGCCTGCTCGTGCCCACCGAGCTCGGCGGCCTCGGCGGCACCCTCCGGCAGGCCTCCCGCCTCCAGCGCCGCCTGGCCGGCGCCGCCCCGGCCACGGCGCTCGGGGTCAACATGCACCTCGTCGTCACGGGGGCGGCGCTCGTCGCCGCCCGCCGCGGGCTCGACGCGGCCCGTCCGATCCTCGAGGAGGCCGCGGCGGGGGAGCTGTTCGCGTTCGGCATCTCCGAGGCGGGCAACGACGCGATGCTGTTCGACGCCGCGACCACGGCCGAGCCCGACGGCCGCGGCGGCTACGCGCTCACGGGCACCAAGATCTTCACCTCGCTCTCGCCCGCGTGGACCCGCCTGGTCACCCACGGCAAGGTCGCCGCGGCCGGTGCCGACGGGGACGACGCCCTCGTGTTCGGCGTGCTCGAGCGGGACGAGCACGTGCGCGTCGCCGACGACTGGGACACCCACGGCATGCGCGCCTCGCAGTCGTGCACGACGCGCCTGACGGACGCGCCGCTCACGGCAGGGCGGGTCGTGACCACGACGCCCGTGGGCCCGAACCCGGACCCCTTCCTGTTCGGCGTCTTCGGTGCCTTCGAGCTGCTGCTCGCCGCGGTCTACACGGGGGTCGCCGAGCGCGCCGTGCAGGTCGCGGTCGACATCGCGGGCACCCGCCGCAGCGCGACGAGGGGCCTCGTGCACGCCGACGACCCCGACATCCGGTGGCGGATCGCCGACGCCGCGATCGCGCTCGACGGCTCCGTGCTCCAGATCGACGCGCTCACCGCGGACCTCGACGCCATGGGCGCCGCGGAGCCCGTGCCCTCAGCGACCGATCACGGCGCGCGCTGGTTCCTGCAGTTCTCGGGCGTGAAGGCCCGGGCCACGGAGACCGCGATGGCGGCCGTCGACCAGGCGCTGCGCGCGAGCGGCGGCGCACAGTTCTTCCGCGGCCGCGAGCTCGAGCGGCTCTCCCGAGACGTGCGCGCGGGCATGTACCACCCCTCCGACGAGGAGTCGGTGCACGCCTCGTACGCGCGCGCCCTGCTCGGCGACATCGGCGCCGAGCGCTGA
- a CDS encoding amidohydrolase, with amino-acid sequence MTTAIVNAHIHAVSAPAVDGTVLLEDGRIRAVGRDVTVPEGAEVIDAAGGWLVPGFVDAHVHLGIHEEGEGWAGDDTNERTDPVMAAARALDAINPADRGFEDALRGGVTTVNVNPGSANPIGGLAVALHTHGRVVDEMVLRSPSGLKSALGENPKRVHGEAKRTPSTRLGTALVIRTALAKAREWMAKEPEDRPVDLVSEALARVLSHEIPWRQHCHRADDIATALRLADEFGYDLVLDHGTEAYRIADVVAEHGVPVLYGPLIITRTKIETRERSAQAPGILTRAGVKVSIITDHPVVPIDFLVHEASLAMKEGLDHDDAIRAITLNPAEVLGLDARIGSIEVGKDADVVLWEGDPLDTRNRALRVWIGGDEVMRYDAEARACVIADR; translated from the coding sequence ATGACCACCGCGATCGTCAACGCCCACATCCACGCCGTCTCCGCCCCCGCCGTCGACGGGACCGTCCTGCTCGAGGACGGCCGCATCCGCGCCGTCGGGCGCGACGTGACGGTCCCCGAGGGAGCCGAGGTGATCGACGCCGCGGGCGGCTGGCTGGTGCCCGGCTTCGTCGACGCGCACGTGCATCTGGGCATCCACGAGGAGGGCGAGGGCTGGGCCGGCGACGACACCAACGAGCGCACCGATCCGGTGATGGCGGCGGCTCGAGCGCTTGACGCGATCAACCCGGCCGACCGGGGCTTCGAGGACGCCCTGCGCGGCGGCGTCACCACGGTGAACGTCAATCCCGGTTCGGCGAACCCCATTGGCGGTCTCGCCGTCGCGCTGCACACCCACGGCCGAGTGGTCGACGAGATGGTGCTGCGCTCGCCGTCCGGCCTCAAGTCGGCCCTCGGCGAGAACCCCAAGCGGGTGCACGGCGAGGCCAAGCGGACGCCGTCGACGCGGCTGGGGACCGCGCTCGTGATCCGCACCGCGCTCGCGAAGGCCCGCGAGTGGATGGCCAAGGAGCCCGAGGACCGGCCCGTCGACCTGGTCTCCGAGGCGCTCGCGCGCGTGCTGTCCCACGAGATCCCGTGGCGCCAGCACTGCCATCGCGCCGACGACATCGCGACCGCCCTGCGCCTGGCCGACGAGTTCGGCTACGACCTCGTGCTCGACCACGGCACCGAGGCCTACCGGATCGCCGACGTGGTGGCCGAGCACGGCGTGCCCGTGCTGTACGGGCCGCTCATCATCACCCGGACGAAGATCGAGACGAGGGAGCGCAGCGCCCAGGCCCCCGGCATCCTGACCCGGGCGGGGGTCAAGGTCTCGATCATCACCGACCACCCCGTGGTCCCGATCGACTTCCTGGTGCACGAGGCCTCCCTCGCGATGAAGGAGGGCCTGGACCACGACGACGCGATCCGCGCGATCACGCTCAACCCTGCGGAGGTGCTCGGCCTCGACGCGCGGATCGGCTCGATCGAGGTGGGCAAGGACGCCGACGTGGTGCTGTGGGAGGGCGATCCCCTCGACACGCGCAACCGGGCGCTGCGGGTGTGGATCGGCGGCGACGAGGTGATGCGATACGACGCCGAGGCGCGCGCCTGCGTGATCGCGGACCGCTGA